A portion of the Bacteroides faecium genome contains these proteins:
- a CDS encoding FKBP-type peptidyl-prolyl cis-trans isomerase encodes MSKKIYLFSLILLALAFTACSETEETGKYDNWQARNEAFIDSIANRHADLATRGNLDSIHMITYSKVPIYFKKKTPVGDGKIYNVSPRSTDVVTVYYKGSYILGSVDEQDNFVGEVVEGVFTEANPSIDFSKTAEFAVNSRVIGLSEVLQRMKVGERYEIYVPWKYGYGSSEYTPTGSSIPIKGYSTLIFDIQIISCEF; translated from the coding sequence ATGAGTAAAAAGATCTATTTATTCTCCTTAATATTATTGGCTCTTGCGTTTACTGCTTGTAGTGAAACTGAAGAGACTGGTAAGTATGATAATTGGCAGGCGCGTAATGAAGCATTTATTGATTCAATAGCTAATAGGCATGCTGATTTGGCTACTCGTGGCAACTTGGATTCTATTCATATGATTACTTATTCTAAAGTTCCTATTTATTTTAAAAAGAAAACTCCTGTGGGAGATGGAAAAATTTATAATGTATCTCCTCGTTCAACTGATGTAGTAACAGTATATTATAAGGGATCATATATTCTTGGAAGTGTTGATGAACAAGATAATTTTGTCGGAGAAGTAGTTGAAGGTGTTTTTACAGAAGCGAATCCTAGTATTGATTTCTCAAAAACAGCAGAATTTGCAGTTAATTCGCGTGTGATAGGTTTGTCGGAAGTTCTGCAACGGATGAAAGTCGGAGAACGTTACGAAATTTATGTCCCATGGAAATATGGTTATGGCTCTAGCGAGTATACACCGACTGGTTCTTCAATTCCTATTAAAGGTTATTCGACTTTAATATTTGATATTCAAATAATAAGTTGTGAGTTTTAA
- a CDS encoding LacI family DNA-binding transcriptional regulator, with protein sequence MENRKHTSLKDLAQALGVSIPTVSRALKDSPEISRELCAKVKEVAKEMNYRPNPFAMSLRKNAPRIIGVVVPDIVTHFFASILNGIENMAIANGYFVIITTSHESYEHEKRNIENLVNMRVEGIIACLSQETTDFSHISALKDINMPLILFDRVCLTDQFSSVVADGAQSAQMATQHLLDNGSKRVAFIGGANHLDIVKRRKHGYLEALRENRIPIEKELVVCRKIDYEEGKIATETLLSLPQPPDAILAMNDTLAFAAMEVIKSHNLRIPDDIAIIGYTDEQHANYVEPKLSAVSHQTYKMGEAACRLLIEQIKGDKTVRQVTIPTHLQIRESSIKPYILF encoded by the coding sequence ATGGAAAACCGGAAACATACTTCACTCAAAGATCTTGCCCAAGCATTGGGTGTATCGATTCCCACTGTATCCAGGGCGTTGAAAGACAGTCCCGAAATCAGTCGTGAACTTTGTGCCAAAGTTAAGGAAGTGGCCAAAGAGATGAATTATCGTCCCAACCCTTTCGCCATGAGCTTGCGGAAAAATGCTCCACGCATTATCGGTGTGGTCGTTCCGGATATCGTTACCCATTTCTTCGCTTCTATCCTGAACGGAATAGAGAACATGGCTATCGCCAACGGATACTTTGTGATTATCACTACCTCACACGAGTCTTATGAGCATGAAAAGCGGAATATCGAGAATCTGGTCAATATGCGTGTGGAAGGTATTATCGCCTGTCTCTCCCAAGAAACAACCGATTTCTCCCACATCTCCGCCTTGAAAGACATCAATATGCCGCTTATCCTGTTTGACCGTGTTTGCCTGACGGATCAGTTTTCTTCGGTCGTAGCGGATGGGGCACAATCAGCGCAAATGGCTACACAACATCTGTTGGATAATGGAAGTAAACGGGTAGCCTTTATCGGTGGAGCAAATCATTTGGATATTGTAAAGAGAAGAAAACATGGCTATCTGGAAGCCTTGCGTGAGAATCGTATTCCTATCGAAAAAGAGTTGGTTGTTTGCCGGAAGATTGATTATGAAGAAGGTAAGATTGCGACTGAAACATTGCTGTCTCTCCCTCAACCGCCCGATGCTATTCTTGCGATGAATGATACATTGGCTTTCGCGGCTATGGAAGTTATCAAAAGCCATAATCTCCGCATACCGGATGATATCGCTATTATCGGATATACGGATGAACAGCATGCTAATTATGTAGAGCCCAAATTATCAGCAGTATCTCATCAGACGTATAAAATGGGAGAAGCAGCCTGCCGGTTGCTGATTGAACAGATTAAGGGAGATAAAACTGTCAGACAAGTGACGATTCCGACGCATTTGCAGATTAGGGAGAGTAGTATTAAACCATACATTTTATTTTAA
- a CDS encoding ATP-binding protein gives MIRKEVLKEVLLDNRNEVVKHQVISRSFQFEEFGNYVFVGIRRAGKSFLLYQRIQELLHSGHTWNEMLYVNFEDERLIGMTAADLNLILEVHAEMSVDRPMLFLDEIQNIDGWDKFARRLADNKYRVYVTGSNAKMLSQDVATTLGGRYITVHVYPYDFKEFLYANGVGVTENSLFATESRAEIKRIFNDYFRSGGFPEGASLAAKRDYLTSVYQKIYLGDIAARHSIENTFALRILFRKLAESIKQPVSFTRITNIVASTGVKISKNTVINYMEYAKDACLLIPIQNIADKLVERETNPKYYFADNGILNLLLLDADTSLLENLVAVTLLRRYGTDDAVFFYNRNVEVDFYLPETGVAIQVCYTMNLSDETFQREVQALVKLSKVVECRQLLIITYDDEEQIELEECTIKVIPVWKWLLGK, from the coding sequence ATGATTAGAAAAGAAGTATTAAAAGAAGTTCTATTAGATAATAGAAATGAGGTAGTCAAACATCAGGTTATATCTCGTAGTTTTCAGTTTGAAGAGTTTGGAAATTATGTATTTGTAGGTATCCGGCGGGCAGGAAAATCATTTTTGCTTTATCAACGGATACAGGAACTTTTGCATAGTGGGCATACTTGGAATGAAATGCTATATGTGAATTTTGAAGATGAGCGTTTGATTGGAATGACGGCGGCAGATTTAAATCTTATACTTGAAGTGCATGCTGAAATGTCAGTGGATAGACCTATGCTTTTCTTGGATGAAATTCAGAATATTGATGGTTGGGACAAGTTTGCACGCCGATTGGCTGATAATAAATATAGGGTTTATGTGACAGGAAGCAATGCTAAAATGCTTAGTCAGGATGTAGCTACCACTTTGGGGGGACGATACATTACAGTACATGTATACCCTTATGATTTTAAAGAGTTTCTTTATGCTAATGGAGTTGGAGTTACAGAGAATTCTTTGTTTGCAACAGAAAGTCGGGCGGAAATAAAACGTATATTCAATGATTATTTTCGTTCCGGTGGTTTCCCGGAAGGGGCATCGCTTGCTGCGAAACGGGATTATCTGACAAGTGTCTATCAAAAGATATATTTAGGGGATATTGCAGCAAGACATTCCATCGAAAATACTTTTGCTTTACGCATCCTTTTCCGTAAATTGGCCGAAAGTATAAAGCAACCGGTTTCGTTTACTCGTATAACTAATATTGTAGCTTCGACCGGAGTGAAAATATCGAAGAATACTGTCATTAACTATATGGAATATGCCAAAGATGCTTGCCTGTTAATTCCTATACAAAATATTGCGGATAAATTGGTAGAGCGTGAAACCAATCCTAAATATTATTTTGCAGATAATGGTATCCTCAATTTACTTCTTTTGGATGCTGATACCTCATTGCTTGAGAATTTGGTCGCTGTGACACTATTGCGGCGTTATGGAACGGACGATGCTGTATTCTTCTATAATAGAAATGTAGAGGTTGATTTTTACTTGCCTGAAACAGGAGTGGCTATACAGGTTTGTTATACCATGAATCTCTCTGATGAGACTTTTCAACGGGAAGTTCAGGCATTGGTAAAATTGAGTAAAGTAGTTGAATGTCGGCAGTTATTGATAATAACGTATGACGATGAAGAACAGATTGAGTTGGAGGAATGTACGATTAAGGTAATACCGGTTTGGAAGTGGTTGTTGGGTAAATAA
- a CDS encoding amidohydrolase family protein, protein MDYTIIDAHAHLWLRQDTVVDGLPIRTLENGRSLFMGEIRQMVPPFMIDGVNSAEVFLSNMDYAQVSAAVITQEFIDGIQNEYLAEVVACYPNRFFVCGMCEFRKPGFLEQAKALIAKGFKAIKIPAHRLLLKEGRVMLNSQEMMQMFHYMEERNVMLSIDLADGATQVPEMEEIIQECPRLKIAVGHFGMVTLPDWLEQIKLARHPNVMIESGGITWLFNDEFYPFKGAVKAIREAAELVGMEKLMWGSDYPRTITAITYKMSYDFVLKSPELSEKEKALFLGENARNFYGFTDLPVLPYIKNMSE, encoded by the coding sequence ATGGACTACACAATTATTGACGCACACGCTCATCTGTGGTTACGGCAGGATACGGTCGTAGATGGACTCCCTATCCGAACGCTTGAAAACGGCCGTTCGTTATTTATGGGAGAAATCCGGCAGATGGTTCCACCTTTTATGATAGACGGAGTGAATAGTGCGGAAGTCTTTCTGTCGAATATGGACTATGCGCAAGTGTCTGCCGCTGTCATTACACAGGAATTTATTGATGGCATACAGAATGAATATTTAGCCGAGGTTGTTGCCTGTTATCCCAATCGTTTCTTTGTATGCGGAATGTGTGAGTTTCGTAAACCGGGATTTCTGGAACAGGCAAAGGCACTTATAGCCAAAGGTTTTAAAGCTATCAAGATTCCCGCACATCGTCTGTTGCTGAAAGAGGGCAGGGTGATGCTGAATAGCCAAGAGATGATGCAGATGTTCCACTATATGGAAGAGCGGAATGTGATGCTTTCCATTGATTTGGCGGATGGGGCGACACAAGTTCCTGAAATGGAAGAGATAATTCAAGAATGTCCCCGGCTGAAGATAGCTGTCGGACATTTCGGGATGGTCACGTTGCCGGATTGGCTCGAACAGATAAAGTTGGCACGCCACCCGAATGTAATGATTGAATCCGGAGGAATCACGTGGCTTTTCAATGATGAGTTCTATCCGTTCAAAGGCGCGGTTAAGGCTATTCGTGAAGCGGCAGAATTGGTAGGAATGGAGAAGCTGATGTGGGGTTCAGATTATCCGCGTACTATTACAGCTATCACCTACAAGATGTCCTATGACTTTGTGCTGAAATCACCTGAATTGTCAGAGAAGGAAAAAGCGCTTTTCCTGGGAGAAAATGCTCGGAACTTTTATGGATTTACAGACCTTCCCGTGCTTCCTTACATCAAGAACATGTCTGAATGA
- a CDS encoding aldo/keto reductase gives MQYHEIGKTGMKVSSLSFGASSLGGVFHDLKEKEGIQAVATAVEAGMNFIDVSPYYGHYKAETVLGKALKELPRNRYYLSTKVGRYGKDGVNLWDYSAKRATESVYESMERLNIDFIDLINVHDVEFADLNQVVNETLPALVELREKGVVGHVGITDLQLENLKWVIDHSPSGTVESVLSFCHYCLCDDKLADFLDYFESKEIGVINASPLSMGLLSERGVPAWHPAPKPLVEACRKAMEYCKAKNYPIEKLAMQFSVSNPRIATTLFSTTNPENVKKNIAFIEKPVDWELVREVQDIIGEQKRVSWANS, from the coding sequence ATGCAATACCATGAAATCGGAAAGACGGGGATGAAAGTTTCCTCTCTTAGTTTCGGAGCTTCTTCCTTAGGGGGAGTTTTCCATGATTTGAAAGAAAAAGAAGGTATCCAGGCGGTAGCTACTGCTGTTGAAGCTGGGATGAATTTTATAGATGTCTCTCCTTATTACGGACACTATAAAGCAGAAACCGTACTGGGGAAAGCACTGAAAGAACTTCCTCGAAACCGCTATTATCTGTCTACAAAGGTGGGACGTTATGGCAAAGACGGTGTGAACTTATGGGATTATTCTGCCAAGCGTGCTACCGAAAGTGTGTATGAGAGTATGGAACGCTTGAACATAGACTTTATCGACTTGATAAATGTGCACGATGTTGAATTTGCCGATTTAAACCAAGTTGTAAATGAGACACTACCAGCTTTGGTGGAATTGCGTGAGAAAGGTGTCGTAGGTCATGTCGGAATCACCGACTTGCAACTGGAGAATCTGAAATGGGTCATCGACCACTCTCCAAGCGGTACGGTTGAATCTGTCCTTAGTTTCTGCCATTATTGCCTGTGCGATGATAAACTGGCTGACTTCCTGGATTACTTTGAATCTAAAGAAATAGGTGTAATCAATGCTTCTCCGCTTTCAATGGGACTATTGAGCGAACGGGGTGTTCCCGCTTGGCATCCGGCTCCAAAGCCTTTAGTAGAGGCTTGTCGCAAAGCAATGGAATATTGCAAAGCGAAAAACTATCCGATTGAGAAACTTGCCATGCAATTCTCAGTCAGCAATCCTCGTATTGCTACCACTTTGTTCAGTACGACTAATCCTGAAAATGTGAAAAAGAATATCGCTTTCATCGAGAAACCGGTTGATTGGGAACTCGTTCGGGAAGTACAGGATATTATCGGAGAACAGAAACGCGTAAGCTGGGCAAACTCATAA
- a CDS encoding family 16 glycosylhydrolase translates to MNKGIIYLCMALLCFACNDSDAGNTLPLSFQTIQMENNSNFVTLTAITDGDAKDASFEWSIPSKNLRLTGRSVVCYFEQKGTYEVTLTSEWNSQKGSITKTITIENDSYYHQQGEQLWWNDEFTSYTLDKMAWNYDIGTEGWGNSEKQNYTSSSENSFIRDGKLVIRALKLDGKTGEEKGDFTSARIMTKGKIEINRGRVEVRAKVPGVKGTVPAIWFYGKNAYPCYSELDMMEYVAYEKNKIHGTAHTTATLANPKEETNVSSGTIMVNDVETSFHIYGMNWTDEKVEFYVDDPSNVYLSFTPSQKDNPRFWPFNSELYLIMNVSVGGTWGSRYGIDLDKFPLEMEIDYVRIFKKN, encoded by the coding sequence ATGAATAAAGGTATAATTTATCTATGCATGGCGCTTTTATGTTTCGCCTGCAATGACTCCGATGCGGGAAACACGCTGCCTCTATCTTTCCAGACTATACAGATGGAAAACAACTCCAACTTTGTCACCCTGACAGCCATCACGGACGGGGATGCAAAAGATGCGTCATTCGAATGGTCTATCCCCAGCAAAAACTTACGACTGACAGGTAGAAGCGTAGTATGCTATTTCGAACAGAAAGGAACGTATGAAGTCACCCTGACAAGTGAATGGAATTCGCAGAAAGGTTCGATTACCAAGACAATTACGATAGAGAACGATTCTTACTACCATCAGCAAGGGGAACAGCTTTGGTGGAATGACGAGTTCACGTCCTATACTCTCGACAAGATGGCCTGGAACTATGATATAGGTACTGAAGGATGGGGAAACAGCGAAAAGCAAAACTATACAAGCAGCTCGGAAAACTCCTTTATCAGAGATGGCAAGTTAGTGATAAGAGCCTTAAAGTTGGACGGGAAAACCGGAGAAGAGAAAGGGGATTTCACTTCTGCACGTATCATGACGAAAGGAAAGATAGAAATCAACCGGGGACGCGTGGAAGTACGCGCCAAAGTGCCCGGAGTGAAAGGTACTGTTCCCGCTATCTGGTTTTATGGTAAAAACGCATACCCTTGCTATTCCGAGCTGGATATGATGGAATATGTGGCCTATGAAAAGAATAAGATTCACGGCACTGCTCACACTACCGCGACACTTGCCAATCCGAAAGAAGAAACAAACGTTTCGTCCGGCACTATCATGGTGAACGACGTAGAAACCAGTTTCCATATCTACGGAATGAACTGGACAGACGAGAAAGTGGAGTTTTATGTAGACGATCCGTCAAATGTGTACCTGAGTTTCACTCCGTCGCAAAAAGACAATCCCCGCTTCTGGCCTTTCAACAGTGAACTGTATCTGATTATGAATGTCTCCGTCGGCGGAACCTGGGGAAGCCGGTATGGCATAGACCTGGATAAATTTCCTTTGGAAATGGAAATTGACTATGTGCGTATTTTCAAAAAGAACTA
- the fucP gene encoding L-fucose:H+ symporter permease, whose protein sequence is MKKNTYTIPLALVFCLFFLWAISSNLLPTMIRQLMKTCELNTFEASFTETAYWLAYFIFPIPIAMFMKRYSYKAGIIFGLILAAIGGLLFFPAAILKEYWAYLCIFFIIATGMCFLETAANPYVTVLGAPETAPRRLNLAQSFNGLGAFIAAMFLSKLILSGTHYTRETLPVDYPGGWQAYIQLETDAMKLPYLILALLLVAIAVVFVFSKLPKIGDEGAEASSDKATADNKKEKLIDFGVLKHSHLRWGVIAQFFYNGGQTAINSLFLVYCCTYAGLPEDTATTFFGLYMLAFLLGRWIGTGLMVKFRPQDMLLIYALMNILLCGVVMIWGGMVGLYAMLAISFFMSIMYPTQFSLALKGLGNQTKSGSAFLVMAIVGNACLPQLTAYFMHANEHIYYMAYCVPMICFVFCAYYGWKGYKVID, encoded by the coding sequence ATGAAAAAGAATACATATACAATACCTCTGGCTTTGGTCTTCTGCCTTTTCTTCTTGTGGGCGATAAGCAGTAATCTGCTTCCTACGATGATACGGCAGTTAATGAAGACCTGCGAGCTGAATACCTTTGAGGCTTCCTTTACCGAAACGGCCTATTGGCTGGCCTATTTTATTTTCCCGATTCCCATAGCTATGTTTATGAAGCGATATAGCTATAAGGCGGGAATCATCTTCGGACTGATATTGGCAGCTATCGGTGGCCTGCTGTTCTTCCCGGCAGCTATCCTGAAGGAGTATTGGGCTTACCTCTGCATCTTCTTCATTATCGCCACCGGCATGTGTTTTCTGGAGACAGCCGCCAATCCGTATGTCACGGTTTTAGGAGCTCCCGAAACGGCTCCGCGAAGACTGAACCTGGCACAATCCTTCAATGGTCTGGGAGCTTTCATCGCTGCCATGTTCCTGAGTAAACTCATCCTTAGTGGAACTCACTATACGCGCGAGACTCTCCCGGTAGATTATCCGGGGGGCTGGCAAGCCTATATCCAACTGGAAACGGATGCCATGAAACTTCCCTACCTGATATTGGCTTTACTGCTTGTCGCCATAGCTGTTGTCTTTGTATTCTCCAAACTGCCGAAGATTGGAGATGAGGGTGCCGAAGCTTCTTCAGATAAAGCGACGGCTGACAATAAGAAAGAAAAGCTGATTGATTTTGGAGTACTGAAACATTCGCATTTGCGTTGGGGAGTCATTGCGCAGTTCTTCTATAATGGCGGACAGACGGCTATCAACAGTCTTTTCTTGGTATATTGCTGTACGTATGCCGGACTACCCGAAGATACGGCGACTACTTTCTTCGGATTGTATATGCTCGCTTTTCTTTTAGGACGCTGGATAGGTACGGGATTGATGGTTAAATTCCGTCCGCAGGATATGCTGTTAATCTATGCACTGATGAATATTCTCCTGTGCGGAGTTGTCATGATATGGGGCGGAATGGTCGGATTATACGCGATGTTGGCTATTTCTTTCTTTATGTCCATCATGTATCCTACGCAGTTTTCGTTGGCATTGAAAGGATTGGGGAATCAGACAAAGAGCGGCTCTGCATTTCTTGTCATGGCGATTGTGGGCAACGCCTGTCTCCCGCAGTTGACTGCCTATTTCATGCATGCCAATGAGCACATCTATTATATGGCCTATTGCGTGCCGATGATTTGCTTTGTCTTCTGTGCCTATTACGGTTGGAAAGGTTATAAAGTAATCGATTAA
- a CDS encoding AraC family transcriptional regulator — protein MIKILLLIDYSSEFDRKLLRGLVQYSKENGPWLFYRLPSYYSAMYGEQGILKWAKEWKADAIIGQWNNDTIDLQKELNIPVVLQNYHHRSVTYSNLTGDYKGTGRMAAQFFAKRMFRNFAYFGVKGVVWSDERCQGYHQEVKRIGGEFFSFESDKQEDEIRMEVSRWLQQLPKPIALFCCDDAHALFISETCRMTNIHIPEEIALLGVDNDELMCNISDPPISSIELEVERGGYSIGRLIHQQIKKEHEGTFNIVINPIRIELRQSTEKHNIKDPYILEVVKYIDSHYSADLTIESLLANLPLSRRNFEVKFKNALNTSIYQYILNCRCNHLADLLLTTDRPLSDLAIEVGFKDYNNTSRVFKKYKGCSPIEYRQKRNLIIHNVGSSAIE, from the coding sequence ATGATTAAGATTCTTCTACTGATAGACTACTCCAGCGAGTTCGACAGGAAGCTGCTACGTGGACTTGTCCAGTACTCCAAGGAAAACGGGCCTTGGCTCTTTTATCGGCTACCTTCTTATTATAGTGCAATGTACGGAGAGCAGGGTATTCTGAAATGGGCAAAAGAGTGGAAAGCCGATGCCATCATCGGCCAATGGAACAACGACACGATTGATTTGCAGAAAGAACTGAATATACCGGTGGTACTACAAAACTATCATCACCGGAGCGTTACTTACTCCAACTTAACCGGTGATTATAAAGGTACGGGAAGAATGGCCGCTCAATTCTTTGCCAAAAGAATGTTTCGCAACTTCGCTTATTTTGGTGTAAAAGGAGTAGTCTGGTCAGATGAACGCTGCCAAGGCTATCACCAGGAAGTAAAACGCATTGGCGGTGAGTTTTTCAGTTTCGAATCTGACAAACAGGAAGACGAGATAAGAATGGAAGTGAGCCGGTGGTTGCAGCAACTTCCCAAACCAATTGCCCTGTTCTGCTGTGACGATGCGCACGCCCTGTTCATTTCCGAAACCTGCCGGATGACCAACATCCATATTCCCGAAGAAATCGCCTTATTAGGTGTGGATAATGACGAACTGATGTGCAACATCTCCGACCCGCCCATCTCATCCATAGAGCTCGAAGTAGAAAGGGGCGGATATTCTATCGGCAGACTCATCCACCAACAAATAAAGAAAGAGCATGAAGGTACTTTCAATATTGTAATCAACCCTATCCGCATCGAACTGCGGCAATCGACGGAGAAACACAATATTAAAGACCCCTATATCCTGGAAGTAGTGAAGTACATAGATTCTCATTACAGCGCCGACCTGACGATAGAATCCCTGCTTGCCAACCTTCCGCTATCCCGCAGGAACTTTGAAGTGAAATTCAAGAATGCGCTGAACACTTCTATCTATCAGTATATCCTGAATTGCCGATGCAATCATCTGGCGGACTTGCTGCTTACGACAGATCGCCCACTGAGCGATTTAGCCATAGAAGTAGGTTTCAAAGATTATAATAATACCTCGCGTGTATTCAAGAAATACAAAGGTTGTTCGCCTATCGAATATCGTCAGAAACGAAATTTGATAATACATAATGTGGGAAGTTCAGCGATAGAATAA
- a CDS encoding glycine--tRNA ligase gives MAQEDVFKKLVSHCKEYGFVFPSSDIYDGLGAVYDYGQMGVELKNNIKKYWWDSMVLLHENIVGIDSAIFMHPTIWKASGHVDAFNDPLIDNKDSKKRYRADVLIEDQLAKYDDKINKEVAKAAKRFGETFDEAQFRSTNGRVLEHQAKRDALHTRFAKALNDNNLDELRQIIVDEEIVCPISGTKNWTEVRQFNLMFSTEMGSTSDGAMKIYLRPETAQGIFVNYLNVQKTGRMKVPFGIAQIGKAFRNEIVARQFIFRMREFEQMEMQFFVKPGTELDWFKKWKEIRLKWHKALGFGDGSYRYHDHDKLAHYANAATDIEFLMPFGFKEVEGIHSRTNFDLSQHEKFSGKSIKYFDPELNESYTPYVIETSIGVDRMFLSIMSASYCEEQLENGESRVVLKLPAALAPVKLAVMPLVKKDGLPEKAREIIDNLKFHFHCQYDEKDSIGKRYRRQDAIGTPYCVTVDHQTLEDNCVTLRNRDTMQQERVAISELNNIIADRVSITSLLKTLQ, from the coding sequence ATGGCACAAGAAGACGTTTTTAAGAAACTTGTATCGCACTGCAAAGAGTACGGTTTCGTATTCCCCTCAAGCGATATCTACGACGGACTGGGCGCTGTGTATGACTACGGTCAGATGGGCGTTGAATTGAAAAACAACATTAAGAAATATTGGTGGGACAGCATGGTGCTGTTGCACGAAAACATTGTCGGGATCGACTCTGCCATCTTTATGCACCCTACTATCTGGAAAGCTTCCGGACACGTAGACGCATTCAATGACCCTTTGATTGACAATAAAGATTCTAAAAAACGTTATCGTGCCGACGTACTGATTGAAGATCAGTTAGCCAAGTATGATGATAAAATCAATAAGGAAGTAGCGAAAGCTGCCAAGAGATTCGGTGAAACTTTCGATGAGGCTCAATTCCGTTCTACTAACGGACGTGTATTGGAACATCAGGCAAAGCGTGATGCTCTTCACACTCGTTTTGCAAAGGCGCTGAATGATAATAACTTGGATGAACTCCGCCAAATCATCGTTGACGAAGAAATCGTATGTCCTATTTCCGGTACTAAGAACTGGACAGAGGTTCGCCAGTTCAATCTGATGTTCTCTACTGAAATGGGTTCTACTTCCGACGGTGCAATGAAGATTTATCTTCGTCCGGAAACTGCTCAGGGTATTTTCGTAAACTACCTGAATGTACAGAAAACAGGTCGTATGAAAGTTCCTTTCGGTATTGCTCAGATTGGTAAGGCTTTTCGTAACGAGATTGTTGCCCGTCAGTTCATCTTCCGTATGCGTGAGTTTGAACAGATGGAAATGCAGTTCTTCGTAAAGCCGGGAACTGAACTCGACTGGTTCAAGAAATGGAAAGAAATCCGTCTGAAATGGCACAAGGCGTTGGGCTTTGGTGATGGTAGCTATCGTTATCATGACCATGATAAATTGGCTCACTATGCAAATGCGGCTACTGACATTGAATTCCTGATGCCGTTCGGATTTAAGGAAGTGGAAGGTATCCACTCTCGTACTAACTTCGACTTGTCACAACATGAGAAGTTCTCTGGAAAGAGCATTAAATATTTTGATCCGGAATTGAACGAATCATATACTCCGTATGTAATTGAAACTTCTATCGGTGTAGACCGTATGTTCCTCAGCATCATGAGTGCATCTTACTGCGAAGAGCAACTGGAAAATGGTGAAAGCCGTGTAGTATTGAAATTACCTGCTGCTTTGGCTCCGGTGAAACTAGCTGTTATGCCGTTGGTGAAGAAAGACGGTCTGCCTGAAAAAGCTCGTGAAATCATTGACAATTTGAAGTTCCACTTCCATTGCCAATATGATGAAAAAGATAGTATCGGAAAGCGTTACCGCCGTCAGGATGCTATTGGTACTCCGTACTGTGTAACAGTCGACCATCAGACATTAGAAGATAACTGTGTGACATTGCGTAACCGTGATACCATGCAGCAAGAGCGTGTCGCTATCTCTGAACTGAATAACATTATTGCAGACAGAGTAAGCATCACTTCTCTATTGAAAACTTTACAATAA